GATGCTAACTCTGTTGATACTGGTTACAGACGTACGACCTATACCGACAAAATCGGGCAATACATTGGCAATAAATTAATCAAAGTATTGGTTGGGCAACGCCGTGCCGGCAAAAGCTATATTTTGCGCCAGATAGCATCTAAATTAATCTCTCAAGGGGTTAAGAGCGAGAATATACTCTACATAAACAAAGAGTACATGGAGCTTATAACACTACGGAGTGCTATTGAGTTAGAGGAGCTATACAAAGCATATCGTCAGGAATTAAAGCCACAGGGGAAAGTCTACCTTTTCATCGATGAAATACAGCATATTGAAGGGTGGGAACGATTTGTAAACTCCCATTCACAAGATTTTGCCGAACCTTGTGAACTATTCATTAGTGGTTCAAACTCCAATCTACTATCGGGTGAGTTGGCAACTCTTTTGTCTGGTCGTTATGTAGAGTTTGAGGTCTTTCCATTTAGCTATACAGAGTATTGCGGAATAACAGAGCAGGAAGTGGGTATTAATAGTTATAAAAAATATCTTCAAAGCGGAGCTTTGCCTGAACTCTTTAACTTGTCTGGCGATGAAATGAAACAGAACTATGTATCCTCAATTAAAGATACTGTTATGTTGCGAGACATTGTGGGTAGATACAAAGTTAAAGATATCAAACTATTGGATGACCTATTTGTCTATTTGGTAAATAGTGCTGCAAACATCGTGTCGGTTACAAACATCATAAATTTCTTTGCATCAAAAAAAAGAAAGACCAACTACGAAACATTATCGACATATATAACCTATCTTGAAAACTCTTTTTTAGTCCATCGTGCAGAGAGATATAATATCAAGGGCAAGGATACCATTTCAGGCAACTGTAAATTCTACCTCAATGATTTAAGCTATCGCAATTATCTTTATTCGGGGTATGGCTATGGTCTTGGTTATCTCCTTGAAAACGCCGTCTATTTGAGTTTAAGGCGTGCTGGTTATCAGGTTTATGTAGGAACAATCAAAGATGCAGAGGTTGATTTCGTAGCTATTAAGGGTGATAGAAAACTATACTTACAAGTTACGCTCCAATTAACAGAAGAACAGACCGTCGAAAGAGAATATCGTTCGTTGAAGCTCATTGATGATAATTTTGATAAATATGTGGTGAGTATGGACGATTATAAAATCCCCACAAACGAGGGAATCGAGCATCTATCAGCATGGAATTTAGACAAAGTTCTGGCATCTTCGTAAAAGCAAAGGCGAAGCCAAGCCCAACCCAACAGCCGAGCGAAGCAACGGCTACACATCCCACAACCGCAGCCCACTCAGAAACCAGCAGGACCGGCCTCATTTTTTTTGCGTGAAGAAATTGGGAGGATTGTAGCAAGAAGAAGGGGCTGCTGTTTGAGCGAAGCGAGTTTCAGCACCTTCCGCTACAAGCATCACGATTTTAGCAAAAAAAATGCAGCCTTGATTTTTTGTTTCTTTTACGTCAAGGCAAAAGAAAATAATAGTTAGCTCATAACTCCAAAGAATGAAAGACTAATAAAGAACAGGATCATCCCCCTTGACAGAAGCGAAGCAACGGCTACACGCTCCACAACCGTAGCCCGTTCAGGAACCTTATAGACCGGCCTCATGAATTTTTGGTTCTTTTCCGTCAAGGGAAAAGAACAAATTAATAAACATCCAGCGATATTCTCTTCAAACTCTCTTCAGGTTCTTTCGGAACCGTGATTTTATTGATCGACGAACTTTCAAAAGTAACATTGCGTGTGTTAAACAAGTAGTACCCATTTTTAGCACGCTTCACATGGAAGTTGCTCACCGAAATGTCGTGTATTTCCGCACCTTTCAAGCCGTCAATATAAACAGCATAGTTATCGGCAACATTTGCCTTCACATCACTTATTTCAAAATGTTCATAGGTCGAAGGAAAGTTCCCTCCTCTGAAGCCAAAGTAATTCGTTTCAAACCGCAGAATAGCTCCCTTTACCCTCTCCACAGTGATATGATCCACAAACACATTTCGTATATACCCACCACGGTCTTTGTTCGACTTAAAATAGATGGCATTCTTCACCGTCCCTATCTTTATCCCGCTCATATATACATTCTCCACTCCGCCGGACATCTCACTACCTATACAAAGGCCGTTACATTCCGAATTGAATATACAGTTGCGTATCACAATGTTTTTCGAAGAACGTCCTATTTCTCTTCCGTCCCTGTCACGACCAGACTTTATGGCCACGGCATCATCACCGGTTTTGAATGTACAATTTTCAATCAGCACGTTTGTGGTCGATTCCGGGTCGCAACCATCATTATTTGGATAATGGCTGTCAATAGTCACACCTCTCACAATTACATTGTCGCAATACACCGGGTGAATGGTCCAGAAAGGAGAGTTCTTAACGGTAACACCGTCAACCAGAATCCTGGAACATCCCAGAAACTGGATGCAGGACGGACGCAGTAAAGTACCCTCGCCAAATATCCGTTGCTGCACAGGAATCATTTTACTGCCCATCTCTCTGAGGCGGTCGCGGTCTTTTATTTCTTTCTCGCTCCATGCAGCAAACTCCAGTCCGCCTTGCGCATTGATAACACCTTTTCCTGTAATGGCTATGTTATTGGCATGATAAGCATAAATCATAGGTGAATGACCATATAGTTCCGTACCCTCCCAACGTGTCAGTACCACCGGCAGATAGTCGGCTGCCTTTCCGCTGAACAGCATACAAGCCCCCTCTTCCAGATGCAGGTTCACATCCGGTTTCAGCACAATCGAACCATTTATCTTATATGTACCTTTTTCAACCACTACCTTTCCGCCTCCGCTCTGAGAACAGGAATCTATAACCTGTTGCAGCTGCCTGCGAACATTACTGTCTCCACGGCATACAAATTTCATGCTTCGTTCCGGAAAAGATGTTTTTGCAATATTTTCAATAATTTTTTCCGGCACTGTAAGTTGCTTCGGAGCTTTAACACAAGCTGTCATGCACACAACAAGCAGTAATAAAGCATATTCTGAGATTTTCATAAATTTATAAAACTAGTTTATCAATATAACATTATTGTTTTTTACATGTAGGACCATCGTGACGGTAATCAAACCAATTAAACGCAGCTTTTCCTTTATCGACCAAGGTGTTATAACAATACAATCCCACACGTACTCCTTTCCAGTATCCGAATTTCATACTAAAAACGTTCCCGTATAAATGGAAATGCTTATTATCCAGACTATAGGCAAACTGATAAGCATTATCTATGGCATTCAGTTGTAGGTACAAGTAAATCTTTTTGCCGGAAGATAATTTTAAAACCGGGGTCATTTGATTGTTACTTTCCTCGTAAATCCACTTTTCTCCGTTCAGCATGTAAATGCCCAATAACACATTTTCTTTTCCTATACAAGCAAGTCCGCAACGCTGTCCGTCTTCCATTGCACTATAATCAAGTTCGGTTACCACCATCCCCATATACCCCATACTCTTCTGAGTAATCGTATTTCTGGCAAGCATAAAATTCTCGGCTTTCAAGGCCTTCAGCGTAAGCATGCCTTTCTTATCGGTAAGCGACCATGCATCGTCAACGGGGTTGTGGTTAAATTGCCATTGAAGAGATAATACCGGTGATGAAAAATTATCACTCGCCTGTGGAACCGTAATAGCAACCTTCTTTCCCACATTTGGTTTCTTCCACGTCTTAACGGGTTCACCTACTCCGTTGCCGTCAATGTCTACTCCCACAACTGGCCAGTTATCTTTCCAGTACATCGGTTGCAGATGCACCACCCTTCCTATCGGATTACAATGCTGGAAGTGAAAAAAGAACCATTCGCCCTGAGGCGTATCCACCATGGCTCCCTGATGCGGACCATTAACCGCCGTTGTACCTTGTTCCAGCACCACTTTTCTCTCATACGGGCCATAAATATTCTTCGATCGCAAAACAGTTTGCCATCCCTTCTCCACACCCCCTTCAGGGATGCTGATGTAATAATATCCGTTTAGCTTATGAATCTTTGTACCTTCAGCTACCGGACCGGTATAAACCACCTTGCCCTCATCAAGCAAACGTGTACCATCCGCACTCATCTTATGAATAATAATAGGTCCTGCACCGTGTTTACTGCGTCCCAGGTATGCCTGTCCGTCTTCATCCCAGAAAGGACATGGATCTTCCCACTTCTCAACATGCACCACATTGATAAGCGGGCTCCACGGGCCGGCTGCATCTTTGGACTTTGTCATGAACAGCCCCTCTTTAGGGGTACAGAAAAATATCCGGAAATATCCGTCGTGATATCTGATTGAAGGAGCCCACGACCCACCGGCATACTGACTGTTGGTATCAAATCCGGGGAAGTCAAGTCGTTTATACACCTGAGAAATAAGCTTCCAGTTTACCATATCCTCCGATTCAAGTACCTGCATACCCATAAAATGGAAATCAGATGCCACCATGTAATACTTCCCGCCCACTCTAATCACATCAGGGTCGGAATAGTCAGCATTCAGAATCGGATTGATGTATGTCCCGTTGCCCTGATCGCCCCATCGGTTGGAGCAATCCTGGGCAAACAGAACATCTGTCTTAACTATGAAACACAGAATAATTAATAGATATTTTCTCATCAATTAATATCCCGGGTTTTGTTGTACATTTGCCTGATTCAAATCGATAGCAGCCTGAGGTATCGGACGCAGAATCTTGTACTTACCGTCAGGTCCTTTCATATTAGCTTCCTGAATACCATCCTCATTATATTTGGTAGCATATTCAACCAGCTTATGTGTACGTTTAAGGTCGGTCCAGCGTACATATTCACCGGCTAATTCACGTGCACGTTCATCCAGAATAAAGTCAATGTTTACCTGTGATTTATCCACAGTCATCTGGGTGGTATATCCTGCACGGATGGTTCCCGGGCGCTGACGAAGTTTGTTAATCATCTGAGCCGCTTTCTCGGTATCCCCCATTTGCAGATAAGCCTCTGCTGCAATCAGATAAGCTTCACCTAAACGAGCCACCACCACATCGTGCATGCTACATGCCGTACTACGATTGGAAATAGAAGCATCGGTGTAGTCGTCAAACTTCTTGATACAAGCATTACCATAATCCTGTGAACGACGGTCTTTGTACGTAGCAGGTTTCCCGTTCGAAGGAGCAATGCCACCATCGGCTATTGTTTTACTAACCAGGGTATTCTTCTTGATGCCATACGGATCATCAGCCTTCCATGCTGCAATATCAGCATCCGTAGCCCATGCCGGAGCATAGTAATAAATGATAGGCGAAGTAGTAGGAGCTGAATAGTAATCAAAATAAGCCTGATGGAACTCAAGCATGAAAGTCTGTTCCAGGCGAGCATCACCACGAGTATACATTTGCTGTAGCCGCAAAGATGGTGCAAAATTTCCATCAATAGATTTATTTCTTGGCTTTTCAGATCCTCCCAAATAAGAGCCGAACTGAGACTGCTGGTAAGAACCGTTTGATGAAGGATTTGAAACAGATGCAGCGCTAAACTGCACACTCCAGAAAATCTCGTTATTCTCTTCATTCGCTATATTGAATGCACTTTCAATGGAAAGAGACGGAGTTTCACTGTTTATAGCCTGCAAAGCATATTTGGCTGCATTTTCAAAATCTGTACTCTGAGCCACTTTCTCTTCTTGTGCTTCATAGCCAGTACCATCCAGCCATCCGCGGGTAAGGTAAGCTTTTGCCAGATAAAAAGCAGCAGCACGTTTGTTGGCACGTCCCACACCCGATTTTGAACGATCCAGCAAATGAGAATCTGAGGATATAAGATAAGTAAATTCATCAATAATGAATTTATACATATCAGAAAGGCTTGCACGAGCATGACTCATTTCGGCATAATCAAACATCTTAGTATTCAAAGCCACCGGTCCATACTGCTGAACAAGCTGAAAATAGTACCATGCACGTAAAAACCGCGCTTCATCAATGTATTGTAAGCGTACACCCGAATCGGCCGTTGTTGCGCCATAAGCGATGACGCTGTTGGCCAGTTGAGTTCCCTTATAACAGTTTACATAGAAGTTTCTTATATTCCATTCATCGGCAGTAAAGGTGTACTGACTCAAAACCACTCCCTGTGATTTTCCATCCGCATATAAATCAGTACCGGCCACAAACAATAGCGGTGATGTGTTGTATAAACTGCGCAAAGAAGAGTATGCACTGTTGGTTAAGTTAGCAAAACCGGTTGTAGTAGCATAGAACTGAGCTGATGCAACATTTGATCTGTTATCCTGATCAAGAAAATCAGAGCAACCGGTAAGAGTTGACAAGGCAAGTAAGCCTACTATAAAATATTTCTTTTTCATAATTGTTACTTTTTAGAATTTTAGATTTACACCAAACTGATAAGTTCTTGAGCTCACACCATTAGTACCATCACCAATATTTGCACTAGCCCATTCGGGATCAAATCCTTCATAATTAGTAAATACAAACGGATTCAATATATTTGCGTAAATTCTCAAATTAGACACATGTATCTTTGACATCCACTTTTTAGGGAACGTATATCCCACTGTTATATTCTTAACCTTTACAAAAGAGTTATCAACAAAGTTTTGTGAACCGCCCGACCAATACGCACCGCCTCCTTTACCATTCGTTCCATTCGTTGGGAAAGGATATTTTCCATAGTGTGTTTTGTCCTGATAAGCAATCTTGCCGTCTTCTCCCAATATCGGAGCACCCTCAGGAATATAGAAGTCCATATTCAAACGCATCATACCACGTTGTCCGTAATCAAGGAACTCATTCATGAACGAAGAGTATACCTTACCACCCTGACTAGCGTAGATACTAATGGAAAAATCCAGATTCTTATAAGAAAGGTTTGAAGCAATGCTACCAGTCCATGTTGGAGCACAGTGCCCTATAATCATCTTATCATCCGCATTTATCGTACCATTACCATCTTTATCGTAAATTTTCATTTCTCCTTCAAAGAATTTCGTCTTCATGTTGACATCTTTAGCATAAGCCTGTGCCTCTTCACGGGTACATATTCCGGTGTATTTGTATCCGTAAACAACATCAATCGGATGGCCTATAAACCAGCTGTTACCCACAAGGTCTTCTTTTGCATCATTCAGTTCTTCAATCTTGTTAATGTTTCGTGCAAATGAGAAATTAGTCTCCCATCTCCAGTCCTTAGTCTGTATATTCAGCGTGTTCAGCTGCACCTCTATACCTTTGTTATTAACCTTCCCTACATTGTTTACTATCGAACCGGTGTTTGATCCCAATTCGTAAGGGGTATCCATTTTCATTAACAGATCCTTGGAATCTTTATTGTATATATCCACAGAACCATTAATTCTGTTTTTAAGCAATCCAAAATCAAAACCGAAGTTAAACTCTGTTGTTTTTTCCCAGGTAAGGTTTGTATTGGTCATTGTGTAACCATATCCATTGGCTACATTCGAACCAAAGTTATAGTAGTTTTTCACGTTTGCCAAAGCCTGTGTGTCATACGGTCCCACCCCGGCATTATTTCCGGTTATACCAAAGCTGGCACGAAGTTTCAGGTTACTCAGCCATTTGCCGGCGCTCTCCATAAATTTCTCATCAGACATACGCCATGCCAAAGCCGCAGATGGAAACATTCCCCAACGGTTATTTTTCTGGAACTTGGAGCTGCCATCCCAACGTGAAGATACAGTCACCATATACCTTCCTTTATAGGCATAATTGATACGTCCTACATACGAAAGCATCGAAATTTTATTATAATAGCTCCACTTATCCTGTACAGTACCCGAGCCCAGATTGTACCAATCAACATCAAAAGGCATATCCACCACATTTATATAATCGCCTTCAGCTTTCTGCTGGTAAACGCTGAACAAAGTCAATGCATTGATGCTGTGGTCGCCAATAGTCTTCATATAGTTGGCTTGTGTATCCCATGTATATGAAAACACATCATTGTTATACTTCTCGGCCATATTAGTCTTTCCCTGGCGAAGCTGAGTCAAGGTTCCGTAGAAAGTACCACGGGTATTCTTTGAATACATAGGTGAGAAGGTTGTTTTAAAGATAATGTCTTTCACCGGACTATACTGCAAATACAGATTTGCCATCATGTCATAAGAGCGTGTATCGTCTTTTGAATTATCACGGTCAATCACGGGGTTGATGTTAGAAGTAGGACCACCGCCATTCGGATACACTACAGCATCTTTACCCGGCTGATAAATAAGCTGGCCGGCATTATCGCCTTCCCAGTAATAACAAGGCATGTTGGGAGTCATGCGGAATCCGGACAGTACGGAGTTCTGACTACCGTTGTTCTTCATGGAAGTAGCCAGGTTGGTAGAAAAACCAGCCAATACCTTATCAGATATTTTATGTTCGAGTGCACCTTTCAGGTTCCAGCGTTCGTAGGCATCATATAATATACCATCTTCGTTCTGATAACCCAGTCCCACATGGTAAGTAATGTCTTTTGCGTTTCCTGATATATTAAGGAAATGGTTTTGTTGTGAACCATCACGGGTAACAAGATCAAACCAGTTGGTATAGTTTTTATTCAGATACATATCCTTAACTACCTGGCTGTCTCCTCCCCAGAAATTGGCAAGGTTTGAAGCAGACATATCCCACTTTGTAAGCCCGGTAGCATTATCCAGTGTTGATGTCAGATAGCGAGAGAAACGAAAATTCATAAACTGATCCCCATTCATAAAATCGGGCATATTGGCTTTTGTCTTCACGCCATAATATCCGTCATAGCTCACTGTAGTTTTTGTAGTATTGGCATCTCCTCTTTTTGTAGAGATCATTACCACACCATTCGTAGCGCGCGAACCATAGATAGCTGTGGAAGAGGCATCCTTCAGAATGTCTACCTTTTCAATATCCATTGGGTTCAGGAAATTCATGTTATCACAAACCACCCCGTCAATCACATACAGCGGTTCACCGCCATTCAGTGAACTCTTACCGCGGATCTGAATACTGAACCCGTCACCTGCACGGCTCGAACTCTGAGCAATGTTCACACCGGCTACCTGTCCCTGTAAACTTTCCATTAACGAAGTGGCCCCCTTTGCCGAAATGTTTTCCGACTTTACACTTCCCACAGATCCTGTCAGGTCGGCTTTCTTCACAACACCGTAACCCACCACAACCACTTCATCAAGCAGTTTGTTGTCCGCTTCCAGTTTAATCGATAATTTCAGCTGGTTACCAACCTTTATTTCCTGTGTTTTATAGCCCACATACGAAACTGTCAGCACAGCATTAACAGGCACATTCAATGTAAAGTTACCATCAAAATCGGTTACAACACCGTTCGAGGTACCTTTCTGCGCAACAGACACACCTATTAATGCTTCACCATTCTGGTCGGCAATATGTCCGCTGATTTTCCTACTCTGATTAACTGATTGCTCAATAGAGACACCTTGTATTTGTGCTGTAACTTCTGCTCTTCCCGGGAGTGGCAAAGCAGCTAACCCAAAAGAAAGGCCATAAGCAAACCATGCTTTTCTCAGGG
This genomic interval from uncultured Bacteroides sp. contains the following:
- a CDS encoding ATP-binding protein; this translates as MIELINSIRKYNFWDANSVDTGYRRTTYTDKIGQYIGNKLIKVLVGQRRAGKSYILRQIASKLISQGVKSENILYINKEYMELITLRSAIELEELYKAYRQELKPQGKVYLFIDEIQHIEGWERFVNSHSQDFAEPCELFISGSNSNLLSGELATLLSGRYVEFEVFPFSYTEYCGITEQEVGINSYKKYLQSGALPELFNLSGDEMKQNYVSSIKDTVMLRDIVGRYKVKDIKLLDDLFVYLVNSAANIVSVTNIINFFASKKRKTNYETLSTYITYLENSFLVHRAERYNIKGKDTISGNCKFYLNDLSYRNYLYSGYGYGLGYLLENAVYLSLRRAGYQVYVGTIKDAEVDFVAIKGDRKLYLQVTLQLTEEQTVEREYRSLKLIDDNFDKYVVSMDDYKIPTNEGIEHLSAWNLDKVLASS
- a CDS encoding glycoside hydrolase family 28 protein produces the protein MKISEYALLLLVVCMTACVKAPKQLTVPEKIIENIAKTSFPERSMKFVCRGDSNVRRQLQQVIDSCSQSGGGKVVVEKGTYKINGSIVLKPDVNLHLEEGACMLFSGKAADYLPVVLTRWEGTELYGHSPMIYAYHANNIAITGKGVINAQGGLEFAAWSEKEIKDRDRLREMGSKMIPVQQRIFGEGTLLRPSCIQFLGCSRILVDGVTVKNSPFWTIHPVYCDNVIVRGVTIDSHYPNNDGCDPESTTNVLIENCTFKTGDDAVAIKSGRDRDGREIGRSSKNIVIRNCIFNSECNGLCIGSEMSGGVENVYMSGIKIGTVKNAIYFKSNKDRGGYIRNVFVDHITVERVKGAILRFETNYFGFRGGNFPSTYEHFEISDVKANVADNYAVYIDGLKGAEIHDISVSNFHVKRAKNGYYLFNTRNVTFESSSINKITVPKEPEESLKRISLDVY
- a CDS encoding glycoside hydrolase 43 family protein, with translation MRKYLLIILCFIVKTDVLFAQDCSNRWGDQGNGTYINPILNADYSDPDVIRVGGKYYMVASDFHFMGMQVLESEDMVNWKLISQVYKRLDFPGFDTNSQYAGGSWAPSIRYHDGYFRIFFCTPKEGLFMTKSKDAAGPWSPLINVVHVEKWEDPCPFWDEDGQAYLGRSKHGAGPIIIHKMSADGTRLLDEGKVVYTGPVAEGTKIHKLNGYYYISIPEGGVEKGWQTVLRSKNIYGPYERKVVLEQGTTAVNGPHQGAMVDTPQGEWFFFHFQHCNPIGRVVHLQPMYWKDNWPVVGVDIDGNGVGEPVKTWKKPNVGKKVAITVPQASDNFSSPVLSLQWQFNHNPVDDAWSLTDKKGMLTLKALKAENFMLARNTITQKSMGYMGMVVTELDYSAMEDGQRCGLACIGKENVLLGIYMLNGEKWIYEESNNQMTPVLKLSSGKKIYLYLQLNAIDNAYQFAYSLDNKHFHLYGNVFSMKFGYWKGVRVGLYCYNTLVDKGKAAFNWFDYRHDGPTCKKQ
- a CDS encoding RagB/SusD family nutrient uptake outer membrane protein, with product MKKKYFIVGLLALSTLTGCSDFLDQDNRSNVASAQFYATTTGFANLTNSAYSSLRSLYNTSPLLFVAGTDLYADGKSQGVVLSQYTFTADEWNIRNFYVNCYKGTQLANSVIAYGATTADSGVRLQYIDEARFLRAWYYFQLVQQYGPVALNTKMFDYAEMSHARASLSDMYKFIIDEFTYLISSDSHLLDRSKSGVGRANKRAAAFYLAKAYLTRGWLDGTGYEAQEEKVAQSTDFENAAKYALQAINSETPSLSIESAFNIANEENNEIFWSVQFSAASVSNPSSNGSYQQSQFGSYLGGSEKPRNKSIDGNFAPSLRLQQMYTRGDARLEQTFMLEFHQAYFDYYSAPTTSPIIYYYAPAWATDADIAAWKADDPYGIKKNTLVSKTIADGGIAPSNGKPATYKDRRSQDYGNACIKKFDDYTDASISNRSTACSMHDVVVARLGEAYLIAAEAYLQMGDTEKAAQMINKLRQRPGTIRAGYTTQMTVDKSQVNIDFILDERARELAGEYVRWTDLKRTHKLVEYATKYNEDGIQEANMKGPDGKYKILRPIPQAAIDLNQANVQQNPGY
- a CDS encoding TonB-dependent receptor; this encodes MKRKNVLRKDSFLLESCSLRKAWFAYGLSFGLAALPLPGRAEVTAQIQGVSIEQSVNQSRKISGHIADQNGEALIGVSVAQKGTSNGVVTDFDGNFTLNVPVNAVLTVSYVGYKTQEIKVGNQLKLSIKLEADNKLLDEVVVVGYGVVKKADLTGSVGSVKSENISAKGATSLMESLQGQVAGVNIAQSSSRAGDGFSIQIRGKSSLNGGEPLYVIDGVVCDNMNFLNPMDIEKVDILKDASSTAIYGSRATNGVVMISTKRGDANTTKTTVSYDGYYGVKTKANMPDFMNGDQFMNFRFSRYLTSTLDNATGLTKWDMSASNLANFWGGDSQVVKDMYLNKNYTNWFDLVTRDGSQQNHFLNISGNAKDITYHVGLGYQNEDGILYDAYERWNLKGALEHKISDKVLAGFSTNLATSMKNNGSQNSVLSGFRMTPNMPCYYWEGDNAGQLIYQPGKDAVVYPNGGGPTSNINPVIDRDNSKDDTRSYDMMANLYLQYSPVKDIIFKTTFSPMYSKNTRGTFYGTLTQLRQGKTNMAEKYNNDVFSYTWDTQANYMKTIGDHSINALTLFSVYQQKAEGDYINVVDMPFDVDWYNLGSGTVQDKWSYYNKISMLSYVGRINYAYKGRYMVTVSSRWDGSSKFQKNNRWGMFPSAALAWRMSDEKFMESAGKWLSNLKLRASFGITGNNAGVGPYDTQALANVKNYYNFGSNVANGYGYTMTNTNLTWEKTTEFNFGFDFGLLKNRINGSVDIYNKDSKDLLMKMDTPYELGSNTGSIVNNVGKVNNKGIEVQLNTLNIQTKDWRWETNFSFARNINKIEELNDAKEDLVGNSWFIGHPIDVVYGYKYTGICTREEAQAYAKDVNMKTKFFEGEMKIYDKDGNGTINADDKMIIGHCAPTWTGSIASNLSYKNLDFSISIYASQGGKVYSSFMNEFLDYGQRGMMRLNMDFYIPEGAPILGEDGKIAYQDKTHYGKYPFPTNGTNGKGGGAYWSGGSQNFVDNSFVKVKNITVGYTFPKKWMSKIHVSNLRIYANILNPFVFTNYEGFDPEWASANIGDGTNGVSSRTYQFGVNLKF